From a region of the Zingiber officinale cultivar Zhangliang chromosome 10B, Zo_v1.1, whole genome shotgun sequence genome:
- the LOC122030317 gene encoding zinc finger CCCH domain-containing protein 54-like yields MVIGMEAAETRYYDMDFFELAKIIFGKVQKLEPENVAKIMGCIFLKEPSEQEMIQLAYGPEHLLLLTVNDAKSMLNVLYPKNFMPDFRIGSYPPFESQSSDSSCNNFRISTSHWNTRLAQNEHHASSHSFDLSPFSDLVGDKYSFQTRTQSMEPLDGAPSSHIANFCPDTALPGGMASRFNRRSHSFCDLPIKACYYFSKGYCKHGTNCRYSHAQSFPDGFPHAHSTNMQECPIEDNTLTPRSLEKLEFEISELLRSKRGMPVSIASLPMLYFEKFGKNLQAEGYLTESQRHGKAGYNLTKLLYHLRKSIRLIERPHGQHSVILAEDAPRYREGRNERIDLSPISSSSHQIYLTFPAESTFTDEDVSDYFKQYGQVHDVRIPCQEKRMFGFVSFVHPETVNIVLMKRNPHYICGARVLVKPYKEKTKTTLDRSYTENSKPILQYHSNHHEMDRDAHSVLQESESARLLRYQQLIDKNEMLERERTPLSGMNLACTAVAQQHYLTSGVDDLKTLEGPNQFSLNHFSYEFDLLNNGTTIDSKTRHTSEQESDILKLPDSPFASLSLASRISAVL; encoded by the exons ATGGTTATTGGCATGGAGGCAGCGG AAACTAGGTATTATGACATGGATTTCTTTGAGTTGGCTAAAATTATCTTTGGAAAAGTTCAAAAGCTGGAACCAGAAAATGTTGCCAAGATCATGGGATGCATATTTTTGAAAGAACCAAGTGAACAAGAAATGATCCAATTAGCATATGGTCCTGAACACTTATTATTATTGACTGTAAACGATGCCAAAAGCATGCTCAACGTACTTTATCCCAAGAATTTTATGCCTGACTTCCGAATTGGTTCTTACCCTCCCTTTGAATCGCAATCCTCCGACTCCTCTTGCAACAATTTCCGCATCTCAACATCTCATTGGAATACTCGGCTCGCTCAAAATGAACACCATGCCTCATCCCACAGTTTTGATTTATCCCCATTTTCTGATTTGGTTGGGGACAAGTACTCCTTCCAGACTCGAACTCAATCAATGGAACCACTGGATGGTGCTCCTTCTAGCCACATTGCCAACTTCTGCCCGGATACTGCATTGCCTGGTGGAATGGCTTCAAGGTTCAACAGGAGATCACACAGCTTTTGTGACTTGCCTATTAAGGCTTGCTACTATTTCAGCAAAGGCTACTGCAAGCATGGAACTAATTGTAGGTACTCACATGCCCAGTCCTTCCCAGATGGGTTTCCTCATGCGCATAGCACCAATATGCAAGAATGCCCCATTGAGGACAATACACTCACACCGAGATCATTAGAGAAGTTGGAATTTGAAATTTCAGAGCTTTTAAGGTCAAAGAGGGGAATGCCTGTTTCAATTGCATCGTTGCCCATGCTATACTTTGAAAAGTTCGGAAAGAATCTTCAGGCTGAGGGGTACCTCACTGAGAGTCAGCGCCATGGCAAAGCTGGTTACAACTTGACCAAGCTGCTGTACCACTTGAGGAAGAGCATTAGGCTCATTGAGAG ACCGCATGGACAACACTCAGTAATTTTGGCAGAGGATGCCCCAAGATATAGGGAGGGCAGGAATGAGAGAATTGACCTATCTCCAATTTCATCTAGTTCTCATCAGATTTATCTTACTTTCCCTGCTGAAAGCACATTCACTGATGAAGATGTTTCAGACTACTTCAA GCAATATGGTCAAGTGCATGATGTTAGGATTCCTTGTCAAGAAAAACGCATGTTTGGGTTTGTTAGCTTTGTCCATCCTGAGACTGTCAACATTGTTTTGATGAAGAGGAATCCCCATTACATATGTGGTGCCAGAGTCTTGGTGAAGCCATACAAGGAAAAGACAAAAACCACCCTGGACAG ATCTTACACAGAAAATTCAAAACCCATTTTACAATATCATTCCAATCATCATGAAATGGATCGTGATGCTCATTCTG TGTTACAAGAATCTGAGAGTGCCAGACTACTTCGATATCAGCAGTTGATTGACAAAAATGAGATGTTGGAGCGTGAGAGAACACCTCTCTCTGGAATGAACTTGGCTTGTACGGCGGTAGCCCAGCAACATTATTTGACTTCAGGGGTTGATGACTTGAAAACTTTAGAAG GTCCCAATCAGTTCTCACTAAATCATTTCAGCTATGAATTTGACCTACTCAACAATGGTACCACAATTGACAGCAAAACTAGACATACAAGCGAACAAGAAAG TGACATCCTCAAACTCCCTGATAGCCCATTTGCATCTCTATCTTTAGCGAGTAGGATCTCAGCAGTCCTATAA
- the LOC122030318 gene encoding putative polyol transporter 2, with product MAEQRLEANNNMASEAPAAPANHRNKRFAIACALLASTTSIILGYDIGVMSGAAIFIKKDFNLDDNKMQILLGILNVYSLVGSYAAGFTSDWIGRRYTIVLAAGIFFAGALLMGFATGYAFLMVGRFVAGIGVGYALMIAPVYTAELSPASSRGFLTSLPEVFINVGILLGYVSNYAFSNLRTSLGWRFMLGVGAVPSVFLAAGVLAMPESPRWLVMRGRLREARRVLERTSDSPEEALLRLQEIKAAAGIPADCDDDDYVVPKGAGKTSGGPGTEKSVWKDLLLRPTPKVRRAMLTAVGIHFFQQASGIDSVVLYSPRVFEKAGIRQEKKLLATTVAVGFVKTLFILVATFLLDRVGRRPLLLASTGGMVVSVLGLGLGLTLVDHGRKEAVTLCIMAILFYVAFFSIGMGPIAWVYGSEILPLRLRAQGASIAVAVNRLTSGLITMTFISLYNAITLGGSFFLYGGVTVIAWVFFFTCLPETRGRTLEEIDDLFGKTEKGEEKAPTDVVEMPAVNSTNANATTQRHEEEDATIKYISE from the exons ATGGCGGAGCAGCGATTAGAAGCCAACAATAATATGGCTTCCGAGGCTCCGGCTGCGCCTGCTAATCACCGGAACAAGCGCTTCGCCATCGCCTGTGCCTTGCTCGCCTCCACGACCTCGATCATTTTGGGTTACG ATATTGGAGTGATGAGTGGCGCGGCGATATTTATAAAGAAGGATTTCAACCTCGACGACAACAAGATGCAGATTCTGCTGGGTATCTTGAATGTCTACTCGCTTGTGGGTTCTTATGCCGCCGGATTCACCTCCGACTGGATCGGCCGCCGGTACACCATCGTGCTCGCTGCCGGCATCTTCTTCGCCGGCGCCCTCCTCATGGGCTTCGCCACGGGTTACGCGTTCCTCATGGTGGGCCGGTTCGTGGCCGGCATTGGCGTCGGCTACGCCCTCATGATCGCCCCTGTTTACACGGCCGAGCTGTCCCCCGCCTCTTCCCGTGGCTTCCTCACCTCGCTTCCGGAGGTCTTCATTAACGTCGGCATACTCCTCGGCTACGTCTCCAACTACGCCTTCTCTAACTTGAGAACCTCCCTCGGGTGGCGCTTCATGCTCGGCGTCGGCGCTGTTCCCTCTGTTTTCCTCGCCGCCGGCGTGCTCGCTATGCCCGAGTCCCCCCGCTGGCTCGTCATGCGCGGCCGCCTCCGCGAGGCCAGACGCGTCCTCGAGAGGACCTCCGACAGCCCCGAGGAGGCCCTGCTCCGCCTTCAGGAGATCAAGGCCGCCGCTGGCATCCCCGCCGACTGCGACGACGATGACTACGTCGTCCCCAAAGGAGCCGGCAAGACGAGCGGCGGTCCGGGGACGGAGAAGTCAGTGTGGAAGGACCTGCTGCTGCGACCGACGCCGAAGGTGCGGCGGGCGATGCTGACGGCGGTAGGAATCCACTTCTTCCAGCAGGCGTCGGGGATCGACTCGGTGGTGCTCTACAGCCCGCGGGTGTTCGAGAAGGCGGGGATCCGCCAGGAGAAGAAGTTGCTCGCCACCACGGTGGCCGTGGGGTTCGTCAAGACGCTCTTCATCCTGGTGGCGACTTTCCTGCTGGACCGGGTGGGGCGGCGGCCGTTGCTGCTCGCGAGCACCGGCGGGATGGTGGTCTCTGTGCTGGGGCTCGGCCTCGGGCTGACGCTGGTGGACCACGGTCGGAAGGAAGCGGTGACGCTGTGCATCATGGCGATTCTCTTCTACGTGGCGTTCTTCTCCATCGGCATGGGGCCCATCGCGTGGGTTTACGGGTCGGAGATCCTGCCGTTGCGGTTGCGAGCACAGGGGGCGAGCATCGCGGTGGCGGTAAACCGACTGACCAGTGGCCTTATCACCATGACATTCATATCGCTATACAATGCCATCACTCTCGGGGGGAGTTTCTTCTTGTACGGCGGCGTCACGGTGATCGCGTGGGTCTTCTTTTTCACATGTCTTCCGGAGACGAGGGGTAGGACGCTGGAGGAGATTGATGACTTGTTTGGGAAGACGGAGAAAGGCGAAGAGAAGGCTCCAACTGATGTGGTGGAGATGCCGGCGGTGAACTCTACTAATGCAAATGCTACAACTCAACGCCATGAAGAAGAAGATGCCACGATAAAATACATATCAGAATAG